The following proteins are encoded in a genomic region of Rhodoferax aquaticus:
- a CDS encoding DUF58 domain-containing protein, whose amino-acid sequence MQAREWLHPVAAIRKRFQAWWQSRLPLRDTTTLTQRNVYILPTRPGLMLGLTVMTLLLASINYQLNLGYVLTFLLMGCAVVGIHVCHGTLRGLTMNLIAPDACFAGDNATIGINLVSPSRSIRYGIGLAVLGTQHWSWADVPAQGSTKVQVAFQPVQRGQYRVPPLTAETRYPLGTFRVWTVWRPAAQVLVYPKPEAHPPPLPPGEPRAGGAASLQRQHTGEFDGVRPYRRGDPLKLVVWKKAAKADELVSRDAQQVPRFELWLDLAQAGSGHAGQPEQSLSRLCAWVLMAERQGLHYGLRLHGLEIAPGSGEAHKRHCLQALALF is encoded by the coding sequence ATGCAGGCACGTGAATGGCTGCACCCGGTAGCCGCTATTCGCAAGCGTTTTCAAGCCTGGTGGCAGTCACGCCTGCCCTTGCGAGACACAACCACACTGACCCAGCGCAACGTCTACATCCTGCCCACCCGACCTGGGCTGATGCTAGGCTTAACGGTGATGACCTTGCTGCTTGCCAGCATCAACTACCAACTCAATTTAGGTTACGTGCTGACCTTTTTGCTCATGGGCTGCGCGGTGGTGGGCATCCACGTGTGCCACGGCACATTGCGTGGCTTGACTATGAATTTAATAGCGCCTGACGCATGTTTCGCGGGCGACAACGCAACAATTGGCATCAACTTGGTAAGCCCAAGCCGCAGTATTCGCTATGGTATTGGCTTGGCAGTACTAGGAACTCAGCATTGGAGTTGGGCGGATGTTCCTGCCCAAGGCAGTACCAAAGTGCAAGTGGCGTTTCAACCAGTACAACGGGGACAGTACCGCGTTCCCCCGCTGACCGCAGAGACGCGTTACCCCTTGGGCACTTTCCGCGTCTGGACCGTGTGGCGGCCTGCCGCACAGGTGCTGGTCTACCCCAAGCCCGAAGCGCACCCACCTCCCCTGCCACCGGGCGAACCGCGCGCTGGCGGCGCCGCAAGTCTTCAACGCCAACACACGGGAGAGTTTGATGGCGTGCGCCCCTACCGCCGTGGTGATCCGCTCAAACTGGTCGTCTGGAAAAAGGCCGCCAAGGCGGACGAGCTGGTGAGCAGGGATGCGCAGCAGGTGCCGCGTTTTGAACTCTGGCTCGACCTAGCTCAGGCAGGATCTGGCCATGCTGGTCAACCGGAGCAAAGTCTTTCAAGGTTATGCGCGTGGGTGCTGATGGCAGAACGGCAGGGGCTGCACTACGGCTTGCGCTTACATGGTCTCGAAATTGCACCGGGCTCTGGCGAAGCGCACAAGCGCCATTGCCTGCAAGCACTGGCTCTGTTTTAG
- a CDS encoding AAA family ATPase — protein sequence MDAQHKLKSLLNQLNTVIVGKPSQVQDCVACLLAGGHLLIDDVPGVGKTTLAHALARTFGLQFSRVQFTSDLMPSDLSGVSIYERGKEAFVFHAGPLFAQVLLADEINRASPKTQSALLEAMEEKQVTIEGETRALPEPFFVIATQNPLDQLGTYALPESQLDRFLMRISLGYPDRAAERQLLNGSDRRAAVDQLPALLTVAELHALQALVLSVHAADPLLDYVQDLIAATRNGQWFLQGLSPRAGIAVVRAAKAQALLSGRDYVAPDDVQAVLPQTVAHRLVPVGDAGRGANEQVRAMLLAVPLP from the coding sequence ATGGATGCACAACACAAGCTTAAATCGTTACTCAATCAGCTTAACACGGTGATTGTCGGAAAACCCTCGCAAGTTCAAGACTGCGTCGCCTGTTTACTGGCTGGTGGGCACCTGCTGATTGATGATGTACCCGGCGTAGGAAAAACCACTTTGGCCCATGCCTTGGCGCGCACTTTTGGCTTGCAGTTTTCGCGGGTGCAGTTCACCTCCGACCTCATGCCCAGCGATCTTTCTGGCGTGTCTATTTACGAGCGAGGCAAAGAAGCGTTTGTGTTTCACGCGGGACCCTTGTTTGCCCAGGTGTTGCTGGCTGACGAAATCAACCGCGCTAGCCCAAAAACACAGAGCGCGCTCTTGGAGGCCATGGAAGAAAAGCAGGTCACCATTGAAGGGGAAACCCGCGCCCTGCCCGAGCCTTTCTTTGTCATTGCCACCCAAAACCCCTTAGACCAACTGGGCACCTACGCACTGCCGGAGTCCCAGCTAGACAGATTCTTGATGCGAATTTCTTTGGGCTACCCTGACAGAGCGGCTGAACGCCAACTCTTGAATGGCAGCGATCGCCGTGCCGCGGTGGACCAGCTGCCCGCGTTGCTAACAGTGGCGGAGTTACACGCGCTTCAGGCCTTGGTTCTCAGTGTGCATGCAGCGGACCCCCTGCTGGACTATGTGCAAGACCTCATTGCGGCCACCCGCAATGGGCAATGGTTTTTACAGGGCTTGAGTCCACGCGCTGGCATCGCCGTGGTTCGGGCAGCCAAGGCCCAGGCCCTGCTCAGTGGTCGCGACTATGTCGCACCCGACGATGTGCAAGCCGTACTCCCGCAAACCGTAGCCCATCGCTTGGTACCCGTGGGAGATGCTGGCAGAGGCGCTAATGAGCAGGTGCGCGCTATGTTGTTGGCTGTGCCCTTGCCATGA
- a CDS encoding histone deacetylase family protein: MVNTTGYFFHRDCHKHEMGVGHPECPERLDAIEDHLLACGVADALDRREAPQAPLADLELAHGRMHIASLRGLSDNLRDDINAGGPTHAQVDPDTCINVHTWDAALRAAGAAIAATDAVMAGEMENAFCAVRPPGHHACHDKAMGFCFFNNVAVAARYALERHSLRRVAIVDFDVHHGNGTEDIVAGDQRILMLSFFQHPFYPEGGSLSKASNLVNVPVPAYTKGDAVRSLIESQWLPRLEAYRPEMIFISAGFDAHREDDLGQMGLVEKDYTWITQRIKEVAQRHAQGRIVSCLEGGYNLHALARSVEAHVRALADI; encoded by the coding sequence ATGGTGAATACAACCGGATACTTTTTCCACCGAGATTGCCACAAACATGAAATGGGTGTAGGTCACCCCGAGTGCCCCGAGCGCTTGGACGCTATTGAAGACCATTTGCTGGCTTGCGGTGTTGCTGACGCCCTGGACCGACGCGAGGCCCCTCAGGCACCATTGGCCGACTTAGAGTTGGCCCACGGACGCATGCACATTGCCTCCTTGCGGGGACTGTCTGACAACTTGCGTGACGACATCAACGCGGGTGGCCCCACGCATGCCCAGGTGGACCCCGATACCTGTATCAATGTGCACACATGGGATGCCGCATTGCGGGCTGCGGGGGCGGCGATTGCGGCAACCGATGCGGTCATGGCGGGCGAAATGGAGAACGCTTTTTGCGCCGTGCGTCCCCCGGGTCACCACGCTTGTCATGACAAGGCCATGGGCTTTTGCTTTTTCAACAACGTGGCAGTGGCCGCGCGATACGCCTTGGAGCGCCACAGTTTGCGACGCGTTGCGATTGTGGACTTTGATGTGCACCATGGCAACGGCACGGAGGACATCGTGGCGGGTGACCAGCGTATCTTGATGCTGAGTTTTTTCCAGCATCCGTTTTACCCAGAAGGGGGCTCCTTGTCTAAGGCCAGCAACTTGGTGAATGTACCGGTGCCTGCTTACACCAAGGGCGATGCTGTGCGCAGCCTGATTGAGTCGCAATGGTTGCCGCGCTTAGAGGCTTACCGGCCTGAGATGATTTTTATCAGTGCGGGTTTTGATGCCCACCGCGAAGACGATTTGGGCCAAATGGGACTGGTGGAAAAAGACTACACCTGGATTACCCAACGCATCAAAGAGGTGGCTCAGCGCCATGCGCAAGGGCGCATCGTCTCTTGCCTTGAGGGCGGGTACAACCTCCATGCATTGGCCCGCAGCGTCGAAGCCCATGTCAGGGCTTTGGCTGACATCTGA
- a CDS encoding mechanosensitive ion channel family protein — protein sequence MALAKTLSSPMPIDDFQGWLSAFTEPTVLIELAVIAVCASLAWALVHVLRKAFGMRDTPSIWFGKRLVDGVLFPLVLLCLGFVARTVLGNYVGLAVFKVAMPVLVALLAIRVGVKVLQVAFANAPWVRVFEQTISWAAWLGMVLWVSGLLPVMLNELDQISWKVGTSNLTARTMLEGLLTAGLVLLITLWISSAIESRLLRSATGGELSLRKAVSNATRALLMFLGLLLALSAVGIDLTALSVLGGALGVGIGFGLQKLAANYVSGFVILAERSMRIGDNVRVDNFEGAITEINARYTVVRSPTGRESIVPNEMLITSRVENMTLADTRLHQSTTITVGYDSDVDEVIALLVQAALDQSRVLRDPAPNATLNAFGAHGLEFSLSYWLSDIENGQGNLRSDVNLAILKSMRLKNIEIPYPQQVVHTR from the coding sequence ATGGCTTTAGCTAAAACCCTTTCCTCTCCGATGCCGATAGACGATTTCCAAGGCTGGCTCAGTGCCTTTACTGAACCCACCGTGCTCATCGAGCTCGCGGTGATTGCCGTGTGTGCCAGCTTGGCCTGGGCTTTGGTGCATGTGTTGCGCAAAGCGTTTGGCATGCGCGACACACCTTCTATATGGTTTGGCAAGCGCTTGGTCGATGGCGTGCTGTTTCCTTTGGTACTACTCTGTCTTGGGTTTGTGGCGCGCACGGTGCTTGGCAATTACGTGGGACTCGCAGTTTTCAAGGTGGCCATGCCGGTACTCGTTGCCTTGCTGGCGATTCGGGTCGGTGTCAAAGTCTTGCAGGTAGCGTTCGCCAATGCACCGTGGGTGAGGGTCTTTGAGCAAACCATTTCCTGGGCCGCATGGTTGGGGATGGTGTTGTGGGTCAGTGGCTTGTTGCCCGTGATGCTCAACGAGTTGGACCAGATCAGTTGGAAGGTCGGCACCTCCAACCTCACAGCCCGCACCATGTTAGAGGGACTGCTTACTGCTGGCTTGGTGCTATTGATCACCTTGTGGATCTCTTCTGCCATTGAGTCGCGATTGTTGCGTTCCGCCACAGGGGGGGAGTTGTCCCTGCGCAAGGCCGTGAGCAACGCCACTCGGGCCTTGCTCATGTTTTTGGGTCTGCTTTTGGCTTTGTCGGCAGTGGGTATTGACCTAACCGCCTTGTCGGTCCTTGGCGGTGCCCTAGGGGTTGGTATTGGCTTTGGTTTGCAAAAACTGGCTGCCAACTATGTGAGTGGCTTCGTCATTTTGGCTGAGCGCAGCATGCGCATTGGCGACAACGTGCGGGTCGACAACTTTGAAGGTGCCATCACCGAAATCAATGCGCGCTACACCGTGGTGCGCTCGCCCACAGGCCGTGAGTCCATCGTCCCCAATGAAATGCTGATTACCAGCCGCGTGGAAAACATGACCTTGGCAGATACCCGCTTGCACCAGTCCACCACGATCACGGTGGGCTATGACAGTGATGTGGACGAGGTCATTGCCTTGTTGGTGCAAGCCGCGCTCGACCAAAGCCGTGTGCTGCGTGACCCGGCACCCAATGCGACGCTCAACGCCTTTGGTGCGCACGGCTTGGAGTTTTCTCTGTCCTACTGGCTCAGCGACATCGAGAACGGGCAGGGCAATCTGAGGTCGGACGTTAACCTTGCCATATTGAAGTCCATGCGGCTGAAAAACATTGAAATCCCGTACCCACAGCAAGTGGTTCACACGCGATAA
- a CDS encoding site-specific recombinase: MFSQRTAPDLAELLEGLDPQADLVHRHLWLISLMDWIRGDHASSASAAARVDMLLDLLDARPATRERLQQWWAAFIASVDGATLLADYGFASRNAFVSELVERLHRKLLPASPDTADACELFALLMPSPLDARWLQDLDPETVDRLAKLLTVSVGASATASASLQAIAPANALDAAQRQQPLTHWQTVLLEAITISTSQIRAAGLSPEIRLRLSPAARSESPFHQLASSFEALCATWMKKRWVDDEVLAAASVFRLQLAACSHAAASVYPHLDEHGISMDLVFRLRQLRERVLRIHTLVDCLLSDTAPSKTALLFSHLASVGQEQRSIGALVSANSSLLAAKVAERSSETGEHYITRNRAEYMGMLGNAAGGGALTAVTTALKFGVMALGLSAFWYGFWSGLLYAMSFVVIQLLHYTLATKQPAMTAPAMAAKLKDMHAPHAMDDFVQEVSHLVRSQVAAVIGNVAVVFPVVLLISWGMQWWQGVPLITDAQAHYVLHSLTLLGPSALFAAFTGVLLFASSIIAGWVENWFVLHRLDSAMRYNPKITRFLGPARTDRWAQFMRTHISGFASNISLGFMLGLVPAILAFLGPALDARHVTLSTGQLAAACASLGWDVLRSPDLWWAVAAIPVIGVLNLGVSFYLAFRVALQAHNVGSTERGHIYSAIWARLREAPLSFFWPAKDAA; this comes from the coding sequence ATGTTTTCACAACGCACTGCCCCTGATTTAGCCGAGTTACTGGAGGGCTTAGACCCGCAGGCCGACTTGGTCCACCGCCATTTGTGGTTGATTTCCCTCATGGACTGGATTCGGGGCGACCACGCGTCCTCTGCGTCAGCTGCCGCGCGCGTAGACATGTTGTTGGACCTGTTGGATGCACGCCCCGCCACGCGCGAGCGGCTGCAGCAATGGTGGGCAGCGTTTATTGCTTCGGTGGACGGCGCTACGTTATTGGCTGACTATGGTTTTGCCTCGCGCAATGCCTTTGTCAGTGAGCTCGTAGAGCGCTTGCACCGCAAGCTGTTGCCTGCCTCGCCTGACACGGCAGATGCTTGCGAGCTTTTCGCCTTGCTCATGCCCAGCCCGCTCGATGCCCGCTGGTTGCAAGACCTAGACCCCGAAACCGTGGATCGCTTGGCCAAACTTCTCACGGTGTCGGTGGGGGCATCTGCCACAGCGAGCGCATCATTGCAAGCGATTGCGCCCGCGAATGCGCTGGACGCAGCGCAGCGACAACAGCCGCTAACCCATTGGCAAACGGTGTTGCTGGAAGCCATCACCATCAGTACCAGCCAAATTCGCGCAGCCGGTTTGTCACCGGAAATACGCTTGCGCCTGAGTCCTGCTGCGCGCAGCGAAAGCCCTTTTCACCAACTGGCCAGCAGCTTTGAGGCCTTGTGTGCCACATGGATGAAAAAGCGCTGGGTGGATGACGAGGTCTTGGCTGCTGCCAGTGTCTTCAGGCTGCAGTTAGCTGCTTGCAGCCATGCAGCCGCGTCGGTGTATCCGCATTTGGATGAACATGGCATCTCCATGGACTTGGTGTTTCGCTTGCGCCAGTTGCGCGAGCGAGTGCTGCGCATCCACACCTTGGTGGACTGTTTGCTCAGTGACACTGCGCCCAGCAAGACCGCCTTGCTTTTCTCGCATTTGGCCAGCGTAGGCCAAGAGCAGCGCAGCATTGGCGCGCTGGTGTCTGCCAATTCATCCTTGTTGGCGGCCAAGGTGGCGGAGCGCAGCTCTGAGACGGGCGAGCACTACATTACCCGCAACCGCGCGGAATACATGGGCATGCTCGGCAATGCAGCCGGAGGCGGGGCCTTGACGGCCGTCACCACTGCCTTGAAATTTGGCGTGATGGCGCTGGGCTTGTCAGCATTTTGGTATGGGTTTTGGTCGGGCCTGCTGTATGCCATGAGCTTTGTGGTGATTCAGCTTTTGCACTACACCTTGGCCACCAAGCAGCCTGCCATGACGGCACCCGCTATGGCGGCCAAGCTCAAAGACATGCATGCGCCGCATGCGATGGACGACTTTGTGCAAGAGGTGAGCCACCTCGTGCGCTCGCAGGTGGCTGCTGTGATTGGAAACGTGGCGGTGGTGTTCCCCGTAGTCTTGTTGATTTCCTGGGGCATGCAATGGTGGCAGGGTGTACCCCTCATTACCGATGCGCAAGCGCACTATGTGCTGCATTCATTGACGTTGCTAGGGCCATCGGCCTTGTTTGCGGCGTTTACGGGCGTTTTGCTGTTTGCCAGCAGCATCATTGCCGGTTGGGTAGAGAACTGGTTTGTGTTGCACAGGCTGGATTCGGCCATGCGCTACAACCCCAAGATCACGCGCTTTTTAGGACCTGCGCGGACTGACCGCTGGGCGCAGTTTATGCGTACTCACATTTCGGGTTTTGCGTCCAACATCTCACTCGGGTTTATGTTGGGCTTGGTGCCTGCCATTTTGGCGTTTCTGGGGCCAGCCTTGGATGCGCGCCATGTCACGCTGTCCACGGGGCAGCTGGCAGCAGCCTGCGCAAGCTTGGGCTGGGATGTGCTGCGCAGCCCTGACCTGTGGTGGGCTGTTGCCGCCATTCCCGTCATTGGTGTTTTGAACCTGGGGGTGAGCTTTTACCTTGCGTTTCGGGTTGCACTGCAGGCGCACAACGTGGGCAGTACCGAGCGTGGCCACATTTACAGCGCTATTTGGGCCCGTTTGCGCGAAGCCCCTTTGAGTTTCTTCTGGCCTGCCAAGGACGCGGCCTGA
- a CDS encoding mechanosensitive ion channel family protein: MARKATGAWSLPLLLLLALGMPALANEGGPRVKVLPVGTVQVSSADLPAMEPTKTAQPATSSQHGSQTAKGHASPDTGGRTANPLLPDMGVASVPAAQQAQATLSYFNRPVFVFKGSLFGVSAADRARRAHLRLQELMDLPGPLLVTQTAHPIGVMVQIDGATAFIVTPQDLDVLEQESLDVAAKLAVIALQQAIEETRESRDMGAMLRAVLAGVAATAVLLALVVMLSKAKGWAQARLQALTEKHVQRLQLAGVALLRPDRMWGAVQLLLTWGARLVSFVLLYTWASFVLALFPFTRAWGETLSGFLWDLLVQTGTGIAHAVPGLVTALLIFFIARALTKAADGVFERVASGQIRTSWLDADVEVPTRRIVRVVIWLFGLAMAYPYLPGADTDAFKGLSVLVGLMISLGASNLVGQAASGLILTYGRVFRKGEFVRIGEHEGTVTEVGMFATRIRTGLGEELTLSNSTILATTTKNYSRTVNGPGFVLDTTLTIGYDTPWRQVHAMLEEAALRTPGVLAVPAPQVFQIALSDWYPEYRLVCQAIPAEPRPRAEVMSALHANIQDVFNGYGVQIMSPQYFEDPPVPKVVPPEHWYAAPAKRP, translated from the coding sequence ATGGCCCGCAAGGCCACCGGTGCGTGGTCACTGCCCTTGCTTCTTCTCTTGGCACTTGGCATGCCTGCCTTGGCCAATGAGGGTGGCCCACGGGTCAAAGTACTCCCAGTGGGCACAGTACAAGTGTCATCCGCAGACCTGCCTGCCATGGAGCCCACTAAGACTGCACAGCCCGCCACGTCTTCACAACATGGGTCTCAAACTGCCAAGGGGCACGCGAGCCCAGATACCGGCGGCCGCACCGCTAACCCATTACTGCCGGACATGGGTGTTGCAAGCGTGCCGGCAGCGCAGCAAGCGCAAGCCACGCTTAGCTACTTCAACCGGCCCGTTTTCGTATTCAAAGGCAGCTTGTTTGGTGTGTCTGCCGCTGACCGCGCACGCCGCGCGCACCTGCGCTTGCAAGAGCTGATGGACCTGCCGGGTCCTTTGTTGGTGACGCAAACGGCCCACCCCATCGGCGTGATGGTGCAAATTGACGGGGCTACTGCCTTCATCGTCACGCCGCAAGACCTCGATGTACTGGAGCAAGAGAGTTTGGACGTTGCGGCCAAGCTCGCCGTGATCGCCTTGCAGCAGGCCATTGAGGAGACCCGCGAAAGCCGCGACATGGGCGCCATGCTGCGTGCCGTGCTGGCAGGTGTGGCGGCCACTGCGGTACTGCTGGCGCTTGTGGTCATGCTTAGCAAGGCCAAGGGCTGGGCGCAAGCGCGGCTGCAGGCGTTGACTGAAAAACACGTGCAGCGCCTCCAGCTCGCAGGTGTAGCGCTGCTGCGTCCAGATCGCATGTGGGGCGCAGTGCAGCTGCTACTCACTTGGGGCGCGCGCTTAGTCAGTTTTGTGCTGCTCTACACATGGGCCAGTTTTGTGCTGGCCTTGTTTCCCTTTACCCGCGCTTGGGGCGAGACACTCAGCGGCTTTTTGTGGGATTTGCTGGTGCAAACGGGCACGGGCATTGCCCATGCCGTCCCTGGGCTAGTCACCGCGCTGCTCATCTTTTTTATTGCCCGTGCGCTCACCAAGGCCGCTGACGGCGTGTTTGAGCGTGTGGCGAGCGGCCAAATACGCACCTCTTGGCTTGATGCGGATGTAGAGGTGCCTACCCGGCGCATTGTGCGGGTAGTGATTTGGCTGTTTGGCTTGGCCATGGCCTACCCCTATTTGCCTGGTGCCGATACTGATGCCTTTAAGGGTCTTTCTGTGTTGGTGGGCCTGATGATTTCTTTGGGGGCCTCTAACTTGGTGGGGCAAGCGGCCAGTGGCCTGATATTGACCTACGGACGGGTGTTTCGCAAAGGGGAGTTCGTTCGCATAGGAGAGCATGAGGGCACGGTGACCGAAGTGGGTATGTTCGCCACCCGCATTCGCACCGGCTTGGGCGAAGAGCTGACGCTTTCCAATTCCACCATCTTGGCTACCACCACCAAGAACTACTCCCGCACCGTCAACGGGCCCGGTTTTGTTTTGGATACCACGCTCACCATTGGGTATGACACGCCGTGGCGGCAAGTACACGCCATGCTGGAAGAGGCCGCTTTGCGCACCCCGGGCGTGCTCGCAGTGCCAGCGCCGCAAGTGTTCCAGATCGCATTGTCAGATTGGTACCCCGAGTATCGGCTGGTGTGTCAGGCGATTCCCGCAGAGCCCAGGCCGCGCGCAGAGGTTATGAGCGCACTCCACGCCAATATCCAAGATGTGTTCAATGGGTATGGCGTGCAAATCATGTCGCCCCAGTACTTTGAAGACCCACCGGTCCCCAAAGTGGTTCCGCCTGAGCACTGGTACGCAGCTCCCGCTAAGCGCCCCTAA
- a CDS encoding patatin-like phospholipase family protein, with amino-acid sequence MPRFLAAIYTVLLFCGAMLLLGLSACSTPQRIEAVPERYAAQAKLPGLDDLRYVVGDAEDMQRLAQDMMDTWPRERRWLEQQGLGSEALPPSHILALSGGGDNGAFGAGLLRGWSVKGDRPEFSLVTGISTGALIAPFAFLGTAYDEKLRDLYTRTSPKDIIEPRSFWAVITDDAMADTMPLRQQLRKHIDRAFLDQIALEYVKGRELWISTTNLDARQRVIWNMTKLASSQHPNAVALFHDIMLASSAIPGAFPPVMINVELDGKPHQEMHVDGGTMAQVFVYPPNIKLGELARANGGSRKRNLYVVMNSRLDPEWAQTERRVISIASRAISSMIHTQGVGDLYRIFLTAKRDGMDFHLAFIPADFKYLHRQEFDTAFMQALYERGETMAREGYPWQTLPPGFN; translated from the coding sequence ATGCCAAGGTTCCTCGCCGCCATCTACACCGTTTTGCTTTTCTGCGGAGCAATGCTTCTGCTAGGGCTAAGCGCTTGCAGCACACCCCAGCGCATAGAAGCGGTGCCGGAGCGGTATGCAGCCCAAGCCAAGTTGCCTGGACTGGATGACCTGCGCTATGTGGTGGGGGATGCCGAAGATATGCAGCGGCTTGCGCAGGACATGATGGACACTTGGCCACGCGAGCGGCGTTGGCTAGAGCAACAGGGCCTTGGAAGCGAGGCGCTGCCTCCCAGCCACATACTGGCTCTGTCGGGCGGTGGAGATAACGGAGCCTTTGGCGCGGGTTTGCTGCGTGGTTGGAGCGTGAAGGGAGATAGGCCTGAGTTTTCGCTGGTCACGGGGATTAGCACCGGGGCTTTAATTGCGCCATTTGCATTCTTGGGCACTGCCTATGATGAAAAGCTGCGCGATCTGTACACCAGAACTTCACCCAAAGACATCATTGAACCTCGCAGTTTCTGGGCAGTCATTACGGATGACGCAATGGCCGACACGATGCCGCTGCGACAACAACTGCGTAAACATATTGACCGCGCTTTTCTGGACCAAATCGCTTTGGAATACGTGAAAGGCCGCGAACTGTGGATATCGACCACCAACCTGGACGCTAGGCAAAGGGTGATCTGGAACATGACCAAGCTGGCGTCCAGCCAGCATCCCAACGCGGTGGCGTTGTTTCACGACATCATGCTGGCGTCCAGCGCGATTCCCGGGGCCTTCCCACCGGTGATGATCAATGTGGAACTCGACGGGAAGCCCCATCAAGAAATGCATGTAGACGGCGGCACGATGGCCCAAGTTTTTGTGTATCCGCCCAACATCAAGCTGGGCGAGCTCGCCCGCGCCAACGGCGGAAGCCGCAAACGCAATCTGTATGTGGTGATGAACTCGCGTTTAGACCCGGAGTGGGCGCAAACCGAGCGGCGGGTCATCAGCATTGCCAGCCGAGCCATCAGCTCCATGATTCACACCCAAGGCGTGGGTGACCTGTATCGGATCTTTTTGACCGCCAAACGCGACGGTATGGACTTTCACTTGGCATTCATCCCAGCAGACTTTAAGTACCTGCATCGGCAAGAGTTTGACACCGCTTTCATGCAGGCTTTGTATGAACGCGGCGAAACCATGGCCCGTGAGGGTTACCCTTGGCAAACCTTACCACCTGGCTTTAACTAA
- a CDS encoding response regulator, with protein sequence MLEVRFLIVDSSKSLKAYLLQLFEDFSFDARLIKSAEEPETALVVAKKLKPDFLLTDWFAQAPMNGLALYQEVLKLNPLCQLGLFSTEMGPAQIDESTAAGAVFLLPKPCTSEQIRAALGKGLQQLVLKNPRIDDPAYDDADIAARHLSTLKLASTLAPLRPGESVSYKGRPDSVRHALFSRGQAWVQLEGERDLVPASDVRRA encoded by the coding sequence ATGTTAGAGGTTCGCTTTTTGATTGTGGATAGCAGCAAGAGTTTGAAAGCTTATTTGCTCCAACTGTTCGAAGACTTTAGTTTCGATGCACGACTCATCAAAAGTGCTGAGGAGCCAGAGACTGCCTTGGTCGTGGCCAAGAAGCTTAAACCCGATTTTTTGCTGACCGACTGGTTTGCCCAAGCCCCTATGAATGGGCTTGCGCTATACCAAGAAGTGCTGAAGCTCAATCCGCTGTGCCAGCTGGGGTTGTTTAGCACGGAGATGGGTCCTGCACAAATTGATGAATCTACAGCTGCCGGTGCTGTATTTTTGCTGCCCAAACCCTGCACATCAGAGCAAATTCGAGCAGCCTTGGGCAAAGGATTGCAGCAACTGGTGCTCAAAAACCCGCGCATTGACGACCCAGCCTATGACGACGCTGACATTGCTGCCCGGCATTTGTCTACCTTGAAATTGGCGTCCACCTTGGCTCCATTAAGGCCCGGTGAGTCGGTTTCTTACAAAGGGAGACCTGATAGCGTCCGGCATGCCTTGTTTAGTAGAGGGCAAGCGTGGGTGCAACTCGAGGGGGAGCGTGACCTTGTGCCTGCCAGTGATGTGCGCAGAGCCTAG
- a CDS encoding CoA transferase: MARATAPSSKLPQSLKGMRVLSLALNIPGPMALMRCRQMGARCTKLEPPAHPSAPKGTPGDPMGLYDRAAYDQMHQGVTVLNADLKTEQGQKVLHKLLAKHDALLLSFRPSALKKLGLDKKSLRGQHPHLSIVSIVGALGERAEEAGHDLTYVAENGLVQGLELPASLYADMGGSLMASEALLQTRLQQLQGKTGTWTDVALSQAAAYMATPRTWGLTRPGAALGGAHAGYKVYPCKDGRVALAALEPHFAKAIAAEVGLVNANIIAMFAPETASAIAAYFKDKSRTDLDALAANKDIPLYTMA; encoded by the coding sequence ATGGCCCGCGCTACAGCCCCCTCCTCCAAACTGCCTCAGTCTTTGAAAGGCATGCGTGTTTTGAGCTTGGCGCTCAATATCCCGGGCCCCATGGCGTTGATGCGCTGTCGCCAAATGGGCGCACGCTGCACGAAGCTGGAGCCGCCAGCGCACCCCAGCGCACCCAAGGGCACGCCGGGAGACCCCATGGGCCTGTACGACCGGGCCGCTTACGACCAGATGCACCAAGGCGTTACGGTCTTGAACGCTGACCTCAAAACCGAGCAAGGGCAAAAAGTACTGCACAAGTTACTGGCCAAACACGACGCGCTGCTGCTGTCGTTTCGCCCTTCAGCGCTCAAGAAGCTGGGTCTAGACAAAAAATCTTTGCGTGGACAGCACCCCCACCTCAGCATCGTGTCCATTGTCGGCGCGCTGGGTGAGCGGGCTGAAGAGGCCGGACATGACCTCACCTACGTGGCAGAAAACGGACTGGTGCAGGGTTTGGAGCTGCCCGCGAGCCTCTATGCGGACATGGGGGGCTCTCTCATGGCCAGCGAGGCGCTATTGCAAACACGCTTGCAGCAACTGCAAGGAAAAACTGGCACATGGACAGACGTCGCGCTTTCTCAGGCCGCCGCCTACATGGCAACCCCGCGCACTTGGGGCCTGACCCGCCCAGGCGCTGCGCTAGGCGGAGCCCATGCGGGCTACAAGGTATACCCATGCAAAGATGGTCGGGTCGCCTTGGCCGCCTTGGAGCCCCACTTTGCTAAGGCCATCGCCGCAGAAGTGGGCTTGGTCAATGCCAACATCATTGCCATGTTCGCACCTGAAACTGCAAGCGCTATTGCCGCCTATTTCAAAGACAAATCACGCACAGACTTGGATGCACTGGCTGCAAACAAAGACATTCCTCTGTACACGATGGCTTGA